Genomic DNA from Nitratidesulfovibrio vulgaris str. Hildenborough:
CCGATGAGCTGGTAGAGGCTGTCGGCGACGGGGCCCTTGACCGGCACACGCCCGACGATGCCTTCGGGGACGAGCTTCTTGCTCTTCTCCTGGAAGTAGCGGTCGCTGCTGCCGTCCTTCATGGCGTCGATGGAACCCATGCCGCGGTAGATCTTGTAGGTACGGCCCTGATAGAGGATGGTCTCGCCCGGGCTTTCGTCGGTGCCTGCGAAGAGGCTGCCGATCATGACGGTATGGGCACCCACGCAGAGGGCCTTGACCACGTCGCCGGAGAACTTGATGCCGCCGTCGGCGATGAGGCAGCGGTCCATCTCGTTGGCGGCCTTCACGGCTTCCATGATGGCCGTCACCTGCGGCACGCCCACACCGGCGACGATGCGCGTGGTGCAGATGGAACCGGGGCCGATGCCGACCTTCACCGCGTCGGCGCCAGCCTTGAGGATGGCCTTGGCCCCTTCGTAGGTGGCCACGTTACCGGCGATGAGCTGGCACTGCGGGAATGAGGTCTTGACCATCTCGATGGCGCGCAGGACGTTGCGCGAATGGCCGTGCGCCGAGTCGAGCACGAGCACGTCGACACCGGCGGCGATGAGTTCGCTGGCGCGCTCTTCGCAGTCACGGCCGATGCCGATGGCGGCACCCACGCGCAGGCGACCGTTCTCGTCCTTGCATGCGTTGGGGTACTTCACCACCTTGTCGATGTCCTTCATGGTGATGAGGCCCTGCAGGCGGTTGTTGCCGTCGACGACCAGCAGCTTCTCGATGCGGTGCTGATGCAGGTGATGCTTGGCTTCTTCGAGGGTGGTGCCCACCGGGACGGTGACAAGGTTCTTGCTGGTCATCACTTCGCTGACGCAGGTGGTTTCGAGGTCTTTCACGAAACGTACGTCGCGGTTGGTGAGAATGCCCACAAGCTTGTCGTTCTCGACCACAGGCAGACCCGAGACACGGTACTCGGCCATCACTTCCAGTGCCTGCCGCACGGTGAGACCGGGGGCGATGGTCACGGGGTCGATGATCATGCCGCTTTCGGACTTCTTGACCTTCTCGACCTCAAGACGCTGGCGGTGGATGGGGACGTTCTTGTGGATGACGCCGATACCGCCGTTGCGGGCCATGGAAATGGCCATCCCCGATTCGGTGACGGTGTCCATGGCTGCGCTCAGCAGGGGGATGTTCAGGCGGATGGATGGCGTCAGCCAAGTGGCCACGTCCACCTGGTCGGGGGTCACCTCGGAATAGCCGGGTTGCAGCAAAACGTCGTCGAAGGTCAACGCCTTGCACACGATCTTGGACATATCGGTCTCCAGGGTGTTTGTTGTCGCGGGCCGCGGCCCATGTCCCTGCATGAGGGCTGGAAAAGCCATTCTTTGACAATTTTGTCAAAGAATAATCAACTATTTTATGTCTACACGTGTCGTCTGTCAATACTGTTCAGCCGCACAGGCGTGGGGCACTTCGGGCCCATGCGACGGATGATACTACGGAAAAGTGATTGCATAAACTACGGGCAGCGTTTTGCCGCTGCCCGTAGTGCTGTCTTGGTCAGTCTGGTTGTCAGTTGCCGGTGGCCTTGGCGAGTTCCTCGCCCGCGCGCTTGCGGAGTTCCTCAGGGGCGTCCTTGGCTGCGACGACGGCCTTGAGGTGTTGCAGGGCCTTGGGCTTGTCGTTGAGGTAGTGCAGGTACAGCAGCCCGAGGTTGTAGCGTGCGGCGGGTTCGTCGTTGATGGCGAGCAGCCGTTCGAAGGTCTCTGCCGCCGGGGCGAACTGTTCGCGGTGGTACTGCGCTATGCCGAGCAGATACAGCGGACGCCCCTCTGTGGGGGCGGCGATGACCGCCCGTTGCAGGAAGGCCTCTGCGCGTGCCCAGTCCTCATGACCCAGGAAGTGCTCGCCAAGGAAGACAAGGGCTTCAAGGTCGTTGGGGTTCTGCTGCAGCCGCTGCATCATGGGGCCGAGTACTTCGGCCTCTGAGGGGCCCTGCGTGGCGGCCGGGGGCTGCTGCCTGCCTTCCACGACGAGACCGGGGTGGTTGAGGCGGTACAGGAACGAACCGCCGAGCATGACGAGAAGCGAAAGCCCCATGACTGCGAGAATGGCCTTGCGGGGGCCGTCGGGCATGGCGGCGGGAGGTGCGTTGCGGGTATCAGTCATCGTTGAGCATCTCCATCTGGCGCAGGCGCCTTTCGAGAGTCTTCTGGGCGCGGGCGAGCATGAACACATACGCGCCTATGCCGAGCCATACGGCCGCGTTGGCGTAGAGAAGCCAGTCGGTGCTTTGCATGGTGGACTCCTAGAGTGCCTCGCGCGTGGCAAGGGTGTCGAGCCTGTCTGTCTGGCGGGTCTGCATGTAGCGCACTCCGGTGAGTGCTGCCCACATGAGGCCGAAGACGGCGACGCAGACGACGGCGGTGAGTTTCATTTCCGGTTCGAGGCCGCCATCGCGCGAGGCGAAGACGGCGGGGTGTATCGAGCGCCACAGACGCGCCGAGAGAAAGACCAGCGGCACGTCGACGAAGGCGGCAATACCCACGACGGCGGAGACCGTGGCCTGCCTGTCGCGGGAGAGGTTCATGGAACGCAGGACGAGGTATCCGGCGTAGACGAACCACATGACGAGCGTGGTGGTGAGACGCGGGTCCCATGTCCACCATACGCCCCATGAATGTCGTCCCCAGATGGAACCCGTGACCAGCGCAAGTCCGCTGCACAGCACGCCCACCTCGGCGGCGGCACCGGCGAGGCTGTCCCAGCGCCTGTCGCGCGTACGCAGAAAGGCGATGCTGGCGATGAACACCGTGAAGAAGCTCACGAACGACCACCATGCCAGCGGCAGGTGGGTGTAGAAGATCTTCTGCACGAGGCCCATCATGGATTCGACGGGGGCGTACACGTAGATCAGGTATTGGCACACGGCCAACCCCGCACCGGCGGCGAGGGCTAGGGGAGCGAGCCAGTTGTTGCGCATGGTGTCGCGTCCTGCGGTCGTGGACGACCGGTCTTCGCGGCAGGGCCGCGGTTAGTCTTCGCCCCCGTAGAGGAAGCCGAAGAGGACGATGCCCGTGCCGAGGAAGAGCGCATCGAATGCGCCGATGATGCCAAGCCACTGCGCGCAGCCTTCGACCATCTCCTCCGAGAATGCCCCGGCACCCACGCGGATGCCTGCAAGCAGCACGGGCACGAGCAGCGGGAAGAGGACGATGCTGAGCAGCGACTCGCGCGCGGCCTGCCCCTGAGAAAGGGCCCCGAGCAGCGAACCGAGGGCTACGATGCCCACGTCGGCGAGCAGCACGGTCAGCAATCCCACATCCCACAGTGACGACAGTTTCTGCCCCAAGAACACCACCGTGGCAGGCAGGAACACAAGCTGCGCCGCCAGAAGCAGTAGCAGCCCCGAAAGCGCCTTGCCAAGCCACACGGACTGCACCGGCACAGGGGCCAGCAACAGGCCGTAGCGGGTGCCGTTGGCCTCTTCGATGCTGTAGAGCGTGTTGTAGATGAGCACCTGACAGAACGCCGAAGCCAGCCAGAAGATGGCGGCGGCGCCCTGCGGCGTCATGGTCTCGCCGACCTGCTGCGACAGGCTGAACACGAAGATGAGCAGCAAGCCAAGCAACAGTGCCTGAACAAGGCCCGTACCCCGTGCCAGCACGAGGCGCAGGTCTTTCATGGCGATGGCGGATGCGGCCTTCAGCATACGGCCACCTCCGGCGTATAGTCGGCGGCGGGGCCGTCGTAGGACACGCGGCGGTCGCCAATGGCGACCACCCTGTCGGCACGGACGATGTCGGAGGCCACGGAATGGCTTATCCACACCAGCCCGGCGCCGCCCTTGCGGGCCGCGTCTATCTCACGGTGCAGGATGCCGAGGGACCGGACGTCAAGCCCGGTCCCCGGTTCATCGAGCAGAATCAGTTTCGGTTCGAGCAGCAGAAGCCGCGCAAGGTT
This window encodes:
- the guaB gene encoding IMP dehydrogenase, yielding MSKIVCKALTFDDVLLQPGYSEVTPDQVDVATWLTPSIRLNIPLLSAAMDTVTESGMAISMARNGGIGVIHKNVPIHRQRLEVEKVKKSESGMIIDPVTIAPGLTVRQALEVMAEYRVSGLPVVENDKLVGILTNRDVRFVKDLETTCVSEVMTSKNLVTVPVGTTLEEAKHHLHQHRIEKLLVVDGNNRLQGLITMKDIDKVVKYPNACKDENGRLRVGAAIGIGRDCEERASELIAAGVDVLVLDSAHGHSRNVLRAIEMVKTSFPQCQLIAGNVATYEGAKAILKAGADAVKVGIGPGSICTTRIVAGVGVPQVTAIMEAVKAANEMDRCLIADGGIKFSGDVVKALCVGAHTVMIGSLFAGTDESPGETILYQGRTYKIYRGMGSIDAMKDGSSDRYFQEKSKKLVPEGIVGRVPVKGPVADSLYQLIGGLRAGMGYVGAANMEELREKSRFVEISAAGLRESHVHDVIITKEAPNYRVEN
- a CDS encoding tetratricopeptide repeat protein translates to MTDTRNAPPAAMPDGPRKAILAVMGLSLLVMLGGSFLYRLNHPGLVVEGRQQPPAATQGPSEAEVLGPMMQRLQQNPNDLEALVFLGEHFLGHEDWARAEAFLQRAVIAAPTEGRPLYLLGIAQYHREQFAPAAETFERLLAINDEPAARYNLGLLYLHYLNDKPKALQHLKAVVAAKDAPEELRKRAGEELAKATGN
- a CDS encoding CcmD family protein codes for the protein MQSTDWLLYANAAVWLGIGAYVFMLARAQKTLERRLRQMEMLNDD
- a CDS encoding cytochrome c biogenesis protein codes for the protein MRNNWLAPLALAAGAGLAVCQYLIYVYAPVESMMGLVQKIFYTHLPLAWWSFVSFFTVFIASIAFLRTRDRRWDSLAGAAAEVGVLCSGLALVTGSIWGRHSWGVWWTWDPRLTTTLVMWFVYAGYLVLRSMNLSRDRQATVSAVVGIAAFVDVPLVFLSARLWRSIHPAVFASRDGGLEPEMKLTAVVCVAVFGLMWAALTGVRYMQTRQTDRLDTLATREAL
- a CDS encoding heme exporter protein CcmB, producing the protein MLKAASAIAMKDLRLVLARGTGLVQALLLGLLLIFVFSLSQQVGETMTPQGAAAIFWLASAFCQVLIYNTLYSIEEANGTRYGLLLAPVPVQSVWLGKALSGLLLLLAAQLVFLPATVVFLGQKLSSLWDVGLLTVLLADVGIVALGSLLGALSQGQAARESLLSIVLFPLLVPVLLAGIRVGAGAFSEEMVEGCAQWLGIIGAFDALFLGTGIVLFGFLYGGED